The following are from one region of the Hippocampus zosterae strain Florida chromosome 9, ASM2543408v3, whole genome shotgun sequence genome:
- the eif4ba gene encoding eukaryotic translation initiation factor 4Ba isoform X1 has product MAASAKKKNKKGKTLTLTDFLADESGGSCPAPSYPVKTTSWADETDDLDGDVSTSWHTDEDSFRAPPIDRSILPTAPRSAREPNIDRSRLPRSPPYTAFLGNLPYDVTEESIKDFFRGLAISAVRLPREPSNHERLKGFGYAEFDDVESLLRALSLNEENLGNRRIRVDIADQSNDKERDGGMMGGRDRGGRMGDMGPDKTDSDWRARPSGDTDDDAPPRRDDAFGERSRDRYESDRFRDGARRDYDGGRDRYRDRYDDRDRRDYDRGGYDSRGGGGGRRAFGSSFRRDYDDSRGSNDRYGDRDRFGDRDRYSEDRREDRAPQQRPKLNLKPRSVPKEEEGSGAGGSASSPAAPQMSSSRASSIFGAAKPVDTAAKEREVEERLKKQEERLQRQLEEDKSRGPDRKIRDKDPSWRNEEGYTERSRTGSESSQPGSGSGRGSRCQDGERSGENEVFSGREDEPSSPAPSSQPAPSKEPLKVMPAPPPKENAWAKRSAATSGSADNDGRSPVSPVGSAPPKFSSSNSADEIGSGKDENKAGAAHRDRGPPRARGGPAGPGAGRGRGECPNRDRRKEADRKDNRRDRDARPPPEPKKYDEAPIPKFSSASKYAALLMDGDGDDSGDVE; this is encoded by the exons ATGGCGGCGTCAG ctaagaagaagaacaagaagggAAAGACCCTCACTCTCACCGACTTCTTGGCGGACGAAAGTGGAGGCAGTTGCCCGGCTCCCAGCTACCCCGTCAAAACCACTAGCTGGGCTGATGAAACCGATGACTTGGATGGGGACG TGTCGACTTCGTGGCACACAGATGAGGATTCATTCCGGGCCCCGCCCATTGACCGGTCCATCCTGCCCACAGCGCCCCGTTCAGCGCGTGAGCCCAATATTGACCGGTCCCGACTGCCCCGCAGCCCGCCGTACACCGCCTTTCTTGGCAACCTGCCCTATGATGTCACTGAAGAATCCATCAAAGACTTCTTTCGCGGCTTGGCA ATCAGTGCAGTGCGTCTGCCTCGTGAACCCAGCAACCACGAAAGGTTGAAGGGCTTTGGCTATGCTGAGTTTGATGATGTGGAATCTCTCCTGAGGGCCTTAAGTCTCAATGAGGAG AACCTGGGAAACCGAAGGATTCGGGTGGATATAGCAGACCAGTCGAATGATAAAG AGAGAGACGGTGGAATGATGGGAGGGCGAGATCGTGGTGGAAGAATGGGAGACATGGGCCCTGATAAGACAGACAGTGACTGGAGGGCTCGGCCTAGTGGCGACACTGACGATGATGCGCCTCCCAGGAGAGACGATGCCTTTGGAGAGA GATCACGTGATCGCTACGAGTCGGATCGTTTCCGCGATGGTGCACGACGAGACTATGATGGCGGAAGAGACCGCTACCGGGACCGCTACGATGACCGAGACCGGCGAGATTACGATAGAGGAG GTTATGACTCTCGTGGTGGCGGAGGAGGCCGTCGTGCCTTTGGCAGTAGCTTCCGTCGAGATTATGATGATAGTCGCGGTAGCAACGACCGTTACGGAGATCGAGATCGTTTTGGCGACAGGGATCGTTACAGCGAGGATCGGCGTGAGGATCGAG CTCCCCAGCAGAGGCCCAAGTTGAATCTAAAGCCCCGCAGCGTGCCCAAGGAGGAGGAAGGTAGTGGAGCCGGTGGCAGTGCATCTTCCCCAGCCGCTCCACAGATGTCCAGCAGCAGGGCCTCCTCCATCTTTGGTGCTGCCAAACCAGTTGACACAGCAGCCAAAGAACGGGAGGTagaagagaggctgaaaaaacaagAAGAGAGGTTGCAGAGGCAGCTGGAGGAGGACAAGAGTCGGGGCCCTGATAGAAAGATACGAGACAA AGATCCAAGCTGGCGGAATGAGGAAGGTTACACTGAAAGATCTCGTACAGGAAGTGAGTCCTCCCAGCCAGGAAGTGGCTCTGGAAGAG GGTCACGGTGTCAGGACGGCGAGCGTTCCGGGGAAAACGAGGTTTTCAGCGGTAGGGAAGATGAGCCCTCATCCCCTGCACCCTCCTCGCAGCCAGCCCCTAGCAAGGAACCGCTGAAGGTGATGCCAGCACCTCCCCCCAAGGAGAATGCTTGGGCCAAGAGAAGTGCGGCCACCAGTGGCTCCGCTGACAATGATGGGCGAtccccagtctcacctgttggtTCAGCCCCTCCCAAGTTCAG CTCCTCAAATTCTGCAGATGAAATAGGATCCGGAAAGG ATGAGAACAAGGCTGGTGCTGCTCACCGGGACCGGGGCCCCCCACGGGCTCGAGGTGGGCCTGCGGGGCCTGGAGCAGGGCGAGGGCGAGGAGAATGTCCCAACAGAGACCGAAGAAAGGAGGCAGACAG AAAGGATAACAGAAGAGACCGAGATGCCCGACCACCGCCAGAGCCAAAGAAATACGACGAAGCCCCAATCCCT AAGTTCAGCTCAGCCAGTAAGTACGCTGCTTTACTAATGGATGGAGACGGCGACGACTCTGGCGACGTGGAGTAG
- the eif4ba gene encoding eukaryotic translation initiation factor 4Ba isoform X3, whose protein sequence is MAASAKKKNKKGKTLTLTDFLADESGGSCPAPSYPVKTTSWADETDDLDGDVSTSWHTDEDSFRAPPIDRSILPTAPRSAREPNIDRSRLPRSPPYTAFLGNLPYDVTEESIKDFFRGLAISAVRLPREPSNHERLKGFGYAEFDDVESLLRALSLNEENLGNRRIRVDIADQSNDKERDGGMMGGRDRGGRMGDMGPDKTDSDWRARPSGDTDDDAPPRRDDAFGERSRDRYESDRFRDGARRDYDGGRDRYRDRYDDRDRRDYDRGGYDSRGGGGGRRAFGSSFRRDYDDSRGSNDRYGDRDRFGDRDRYSEDRREDRAPQQRPKLNLKPRSVPKEEEGSGAGGSASSPAAPQMSSSRASSIFGAAKPVDTAAKEREVEERLKKQEERLQRQLEEDKSRGPDRKIRDKDPSWRNEEGYTERSRTGSESSQPGSGSGRGSRCQDGERSGENEVFSGREDEPSSPAPSSQPAPSKEPLKVMPAPPPKENAWAKRSAATSGSADNDGRSPVSPVGSAPPKFSSSNSADEIGSGKERITEETEMPDHRQSQRNTTKPQSLSSAQPVSTLLY, encoded by the exons ATGGCGGCGTCAG ctaagaagaagaacaagaagggAAAGACCCTCACTCTCACCGACTTCTTGGCGGACGAAAGTGGAGGCAGTTGCCCGGCTCCCAGCTACCCCGTCAAAACCACTAGCTGGGCTGATGAAACCGATGACTTGGATGGGGACG TGTCGACTTCGTGGCACACAGATGAGGATTCATTCCGGGCCCCGCCCATTGACCGGTCCATCCTGCCCACAGCGCCCCGTTCAGCGCGTGAGCCCAATATTGACCGGTCCCGACTGCCCCGCAGCCCGCCGTACACCGCCTTTCTTGGCAACCTGCCCTATGATGTCACTGAAGAATCCATCAAAGACTTCTTTCGCGGCTTGGCA ATCAGTGCAGTGCGTCTGCCTCGTGAACCCAGCAACCACGAAAGGTTGAAGGGCTTTGGCTATGCTGAGTTTGATGATGTGGAATCTCTCCTGAGGGCCTTAAGTCTCAATGAGGAG AACCTGGGAAACCGAAGGATTCGGGTGGATATAGCAGACCAGTCGAATGATAAAG AGAGAGACGGTGGAATGATGGGAGGGCGAGATCGTGGTGGAAGAATGGGAGACATGGGCCCTGATAAGACAGACAGTGACTGGAGGGCTCGGCCTAGTGGCGACACTGACGATGATGCGCCTCCCAGGAGAGACGATGCCTTTGGAGAGA GATCACGTGATCGCTACGAGTCGGATCGTTTCCGCGATGGTGCACGACGAGACTATGATGGCGGAAGAGACCGCTACCGGGACCGCTACGATGACCGAGACCGGCGAGATTACGATAGAGGAG GTTATGACTCTCGTGGTGGCGGAGGAGGCCGTCGTGCCTTTGGCAGTAGCTTCCGTCGAGATTATGATGATAGTCGCGGTAGCAACGACCGTTACGGAGATCGAGATCGTTTTGGCGACAGGGATCGTTACAGCGAGGATCGGCGTGAGGATCGAG CTCCCCAGCAGAGGCCCAAGTTGAATCTAAAGCCCCGCAGCGTGCCCAAGGAGGAGGAAGGTAGTGGAGCCGGTGGCAGTGCATCTTCCCCAGCCGCTCCACAGATGTCCAGCAGCAGGGCCTCCTCCATCTTTGGTGCTGCCAAACCAGTTGACACAGCAGCCAAAGAACGGGAGGTagaagagaggctgaaaaaacaagAAGAGAGGTTGCAGAGGCAGCTGGAGGAGGACAAGAGTCGGGGCCCTGATAGAAAGATACGAGACAA AGATCCAAGCTGGCGGAATGAGGAAGGTTACACTGAAAGATCTCGTACAGGAAGTGAGTCCTCCCAGCCAGGAAGTGGCTCTGGAAGAG GGTCACGGTGTCAGGACGGCGAGCGTTCCGGGGAAAACGAGGTTTTCAGCGGTAGGGAAGATGAGCCCTCATCCCCTGCACCCTCCTCGCAGCCAGCCCCTAGCAAGGAACCGCTGAAGGTGATGCCAGCACCTCCCCCCAAGGAGAATGCTTGGGCCAAGAGAAGTGCGGCCACCAGTGGCTCCGCTGACAATGATGGGCGAtccccagtctcacctgttggtTCAGCCCCTCCCAAGTTCAG CTCCTCAAATTCTGCAGATGAAATAGGATCCGGAAAGG AAAGGATAACAGAAGAGACCGAGATGCCCGACCACCGCCAGAGCCAAAGAAATACGACGAAGCCCCAATCCCT AAGTTCAGCTCAGCCAGTAAGTACGCTGCTTTACTAA
- the eif4ba gene encoding eukaryotic translation initiation factor 4Ba isoform X2, giving the protein MAASAKKKNKKGKTLTLTDFLADESGGSCPAPSYPVKTTSWADETDDLDGDVSTSWHTDEDSFRAPPIDRSILPTAPRSAREPNIDRSRLPRSPPYTAFLGNLPYDVTEESIKDFFRGLAISAVRLPREPSNHERLKGFGYAEFDDVESLLRALSLNEENLGNRRIRVDIADQSNDKERDGGMMGGRDRGGRMGDMGPDKTDSDWRARPSGDTDDDAPPRRDDAFGERSRDRYESDRFRDGARRDYDGGRDRYRDRYDDRDRRDYDRGGYDSRGGGGGRRAFGSSFRRDYDDSRGSNDRYGDRDRFGDRDRYSEDRREDRAPQQRPKLNLKPRSVPKEEEGSGAGGSASSPAAPQMSSSRASSIFGAAKPVDTAAKEREVEERLKKQEERLQRQLEEDKSRGPDRKIRDKDPSWRNEEGYTERSRTGSESSQPGSGSGRGSRCQDGERSGENEVFSGREDEPSSPAPSSQPAPSKEPLKVMPAPPPKENAWAKRSAATSGSADNDGRSPVSPVGSAPPKFSSSNSADEIGSGKDENKAGAAHRDRGPPRARGGPAGPGAGRGRGECPNRDRRKEADRSSAQPVSTLLY; this is encoded by the exons ATGGCGGCGTCAG ctaagaagaagaacaagaagggAAAGACCCTCACTCTCACCGACTTCTTGGCGGACGAAAGTGGAGGCAGTTGCCCGGCTCCCAGCTACCCCGTCAAAACCACTAGCTGGGCTGATGAAACCGATGACTTGGATGGGGACG TGTCGACTTCGTGGCACACAGATGAGGATTCATTCCGGGCCCCGCCCATTGACCGGTCCATCCTGCCCACAGCGCCCCGTTCAGCGCGTGAGCCCAATATTGACCGGTCCCGACTGCCCCGCAGCCCGCCGTACACCGCCTTTCTTGGCAACCTGCCCTATGATGTCACTGAAGAATCCATCAAAGACTTCTTTCGCGGCTTGGCA ATCAGTGCAGTGCGTCTGCCTCGTGAACCCAGCAACCACGAAAGGTTGAAGGGCTTTGGCTATGCTGAGTTTGATGATGTGGAATCTCTCCTGAGGGCCTTAAGTCTCAATGAGGAG AACCTGGGAAACCGAAGGATTCGGGTGGATATAGCAGACCAGTCGAATGATAAAG AGAGAGACGGTGGAATGATGGGAGGGCGAGATCGTGGTGGAAGAATGGGAGACATGGGCCCTGATAAGACAGACAGTGACTGGAGGGCTCGGCCTAGTGGCGACACTGACGATGATGCGCCTCCCAGGAGAGACGATGCCTTTGGAGAGA GATCACGTGATCGCTACGAGTCGGATCGTTTCCGCGATGGTGCACGACGAGACTATGATGGCGGAAGAGACCGCTACCGGGACCGCTACGATGACCGAGACCGGCGAGATTACGATAGAGGAG GTTATGACTCTCGTGGTGGCGGAGGAGGCCGTCGTGCCTTTGGCAGTAGCTTCCGTCGAGATTATGATGATAGTCGCGGTAGCAACGACCGTTACGGAGATCGAGATCGTTTTGGCGACAGGGATCGTTACAGCGAGGATCGGCGTGAGGATCGAG CTCCCCAGCAGAGGCCCAAGTTGAATCTAAAGCCCCGCAGCGTGCCCAAGGAGGAGGAAGGTAGTGGAGCCGGTGGCAGTGCATCTTCCCCAGCCGCTCCACAGATGTCCAGCAGCAGGGCCTCCTCCATCTTTGGTGCTGCCAAACCAGTTGACACAGCAGCCAAAGAACGGGAGGTagaagagaggctgaaaaaacaagAAGAGAGGTTGCAGAGGCAGCTGGAGGAGGACAAGAGTCGGGGCCCTGATAGAAAGATACGAGACAA AGATCCAAGCTGGCGGAATGAGGAAGGTTACACTGAAAGATCTCGTACAGGAAGTGAGTCCTCCCAGCCAGGAAGTGGCTCTGGAAGAG GGTCACGGTGTCAGGACGGCGAGCGTTCCGGGGAAAACGAGGTTTTCAGCGGTAGGGAAGATGAGCCCTCATCCCCTGCACCCTCCTCGCAGCCAGCCCCTAGCAAGGAACCGCTGAAGGTGATGCCAGCACCTCCCCCCAAGGAGAATGCTTGGGCCAAGAGAAGTGCGGCCACCAGTGGCTCCGCTGACAATGATGGGCGAtccccagtctcacctgttggtTCAGCCCCTCCCAAGTTCAG CTCCTCAAATTCTGCAGATGAAATAGGATCCGGAAAGG ATGAGAACAAGGCTGGTGCTGCTCACCGGGACCGGGGCCCCCCACGGGCTCGAGGTGGGCCTGCGGGGCCTGGAGCAGGGCGAGGGCGAGGAGAATGTCCCAACAGAGACCGAAGAAAGGAGGCAGACAG AAGTTCAGCTCAGCCAGTAAGTACGCTGCTTTACTAA
- the eif4ba gene encoding eukaryotic translation initiation factor 4Ba isoform X4, producing the protein MAASAKKKNKKGKTLTLTDFLADESGGSCPAPSYPVKTTSWADETDDLDGDVSTSWHTDEDSFRAPPIDRSILPTAPRSAREPNIDRSRLPRSPPYTAFLGNLPYDVTEESIKDFFRGLAISAVRLPREPSNHERLKGFGYAEFDDVESLLRALSLNEENLGNRRIRVDIADQSNDKERDGGMMGGRDRGGRMGDMGPDKTDSDWRARPSGDTDDDAPPRRDDAFGERSRDRYESDRFRDGARRDYDGGRDRYRDRYDDRDRRDYDRGGYDSRGGGGGRRAFGSSFRRDYDDSRGSNDRYGDRDRFGDRDRYSEDRREDRAPQQRPKLNLKPRSVPKEEEGSGAGGSASSPAAPQMSSSRASSIFGAAKPVDTAAKEREVEERLKKQEERLQRQLEEDKSRGPDRKIRDKDPSWRNEEGYTERSRTGSESSQPGSGSGRGSRCQDGERSGENEVFSGREDEPSSPAPSSQPAPSKEPLKVMPAPPPKENAWAKRSAATSGSADNDGRSPVSPVGSAPPKFSSSNSADEIGSGKEVQLSQ; encoded by the exons ATGGCGGCGTCAG ctaagaagaagaacaagaagggAAAGACCCTCACTCTCACCGACTTCTTGGCGGACGAAAGTGGAGGCAGTTGCCCGGCTCCCAGCTACCCCGTCAAAACCACTAGCTGGGCTGATGAAACCGATGACTTGGATGGGGACG TGTCGACTTCGTGGCACACAGATGAGGATTCATTCCGGGCCCCGCCCATTGACCGGTCCATCCTGCCCACAGCGCCCCGTTCAGCGCGTGAGCCCAATATTGACCGGTCCCGACTGCCCCGCAGCCCGCCGTACACCGCCTTTCTTGGCAACCTGCCCTATGATGTCACTGAAGAATCCATCAAAGACTTCTTTCGCGGCTTGGCA ATCAGTGCAGTGCGTCTGCCTCGTGAACCCAGCAACCACGAAAGGTTGAAGGGCTTTGGCTATGCTGAGTTTGATGATGTGGAATCTCTCCTGAGGGCCTTAAGTCTCAATGAGGAG AACCTGGGAAACCGAAGGATTCGGGTGGATATAGCAGACCAGTCGAATGATAAAG AGAGAGACGGTGGAATGATGGGAGGGCGAGATCGTGGTGGAAGAATGGGAGACATGGGCCCTGATAAGACAGACAGTGACTGGAGGGCTCGGCCTAGTGGCGACACTGACGATGATGCGCCTCCCAGGAGAGACGATGCCTTTGGAGAGA GATCACGTGATCGCTACGAGTCGGATCGTTTCCGCGATGGTGCACGACGAGACTATGATGGCGGAAGAGACCGCTACCGGGACCGCTACGATGACCGAGACCGGCGAGATTACGATAGAGGAG GTTATGACTCTCGTGGTGGCGGAGGAGGCCGTCGTGCCTTTGGCAGTAGCTTCCGTCGAGATTATGATGATAGTCGCGGTAGCAACGACCGTTACGGAGATCGAGATCGTTTTGGCGACAGGGATCGTTACAGCGAGGATCGGCGTGAGGATCGAG CTCCCCAGCAGAGGCCCAAGTTGAATCTAAAGCCCCGCAGCGTGCCCAAGGAGGAGGAAGGTAGTGGAGCCGGTGGCAGTGCATCTTCCCCAGCCGCTCCACAGATGTCCAGCAGCAGGGCCTCCTCCATCTTTGGTGCTGCCAAACCAGTTGACACAGCAGCCAAAGAACGGGAGGTagaagagaggctgaaaaaacaagAAGAGAGGTTGCAGAGGCAGCTGGAGGAGGACAAGAGTCGGGGCCCTGATAGAAAGATACGAGACAA AGATCCAAGCTGGCGGAATGAGGAAGGTTACACTGAAAGATCTCGTACAGGAAGTGAGTCCTCCCAGCCAGGAAGTGGCTCTGGAAGAG GGTCACGGTGTCAGGACGGCGAGCGTTCCGGGGAAAACGAGGTTTTCAGCGGTAGGGAAGATGAGCCCTCATCCCCTGCACCCTCCTCGCAGCCAGCCCCTAGCAAGGAACCGCTGAAGGTGATGCCAGCACCTCCCCCCAAGGAGAATGCTTGGGCCAAGAGAAGTGCGGCCACCAGTGGCTCCGCTGACAATGATGGGCGAtccccagtctcacctgttggtTCAGCCCCTCCCAAGTTCAG CTCCTCAAATTCTGCAGATGAAATAGGATCCGGAAAGG AAGTTCAGCTCAGCCAGTAA
- the LOC127607557 gene encoding keratin, type I cytoskeletal 18-like yields the protein MSYRKTSSQRISASHISPRYSAASTYGGAGGFGTRISSASSYSLRSGPSKMGSGMGGGSGVSFGGSVAAGGGMGAGITGNEKGAMQNLNDRLANYLETVRNLEQANQELEMKIREALKTGGPDMRDDSKYEPIIEDLRKQIFDKISDNARLVLQIDNSRLAADDFKVKFDTELAIRQSVEADIAGLKKVIDETNMSRMNIESEIEAVREELEFLKRNHENEVRELRNQISQSGVQVDVDAPKGQDLSQIMEDMRGNYEKIAVKNAEDLKRWHENQTAEVQAQVSQNTEALQGAQMERSDLGRQIQTLEIELASQQSLKASLEDTLRNTELRNNMEMEKYNTITLHLEEELGNLRANIQQQTQEYEALLNLKVKLEAEIETYKSLLDGGDFKLQDALQ from the exons ATGAGCTACAGGAAAACCAGCTCCCAGCGGATATCTGCATCCCACATCTCACCCCGCTACAGTGCTGCCAGCACTTATGGCGGCGCCGGTGGCTTTGGCACCCGCATCTCCTCTGCCTCTTCGTACTCCCTGCGTTCTGGACCGAGCAAAATGGGTAGCGGGATGGGCGGCGGTTCAGGAGTGAGTTTCGGTGGATCCGTGGCGGCGGGTGGCGGCATGGGTGCCGGAATTACTGGCAACGAGAAGGGAGCCATGCAGAACCTCAACGATCGCTTGGCAAACTACCTTGAGACGGTGAGGAACCTGGAGCAGGCCAACCAGGAGCTGGAGATGAAGATCAGGGAGGCGTTGAAGACCGGAGGGCCTGACATGAGAGACGACAGCAAGTACGAACCCATCATCGAAGACCTCCGCAAACAG atcttTGACAAGATATCAGATAACGCTCGTCTGGTGCTCCAGATCGACAACTCCCGTTTGGCTGCTGACGACTTCAAAGTCAA GTTTGACACGGAGCTGGCAATTCGCCAATCTGTGGAGGCCGACATTGCCGGTCTGAAGAAAGTCATCGACGAGACCAACATGAGCAGGATGAACATTGAGAGCGAGATTGAAGCCGTGAGGGAGGAACTCGAATTCCTCAAGAGGAATCACGAGAAT GAGGTGAGGGAGCTGAGGAATCAGATCTCCCAGTCAGGTGTGCAAGTGGACGTCGACGCCCCCAAAGGCCAAGACCTGTCCCAGATCATGGAGGATATGAGGGGCAACTACGAGAAGATCGCGGTTAAAAATGCCGAGGATCTCAAACGCTGGCATGAAAATCAG ACAGCAGAAGTTCAGGCGCAAGTATCACAGAACACAGAGGCGCTCCAGGGTGCCCAAATGGAACGAAGCGACTTAGGCAGACAGATACAAACTCTGGAAATCGAGCTCGCATCTCAACAGAGCTTA AAAGCGTCGCTAGAAGACACACTACGCAACACGGAGCTACGTAACAACATGGAAATGGAGAAGTACAACACCATCACCCTGCATCTGGAAGAGGAGCTCGGAAACCTGCGCGCCAATATCCAACAGCAGACGCAAGAGTACGAGGCTTTGCTCAACCTCAAGGTGAAACTGGAAGCTGAGATCGAGACCTACAAGAGCCTGCTGGATGGCGGCGATTTCAA GCTCCAAGATGCCCTCCAGTGA
- the LOC127607552 gene encoding keratin, type II cytoskeletal 8-like isoform X1 has product MSVRAVKTTTFSTLSTTKGPSQGFSSRSFSGYGGRGGGVTRQSCVVRGAYGGVGSSGAAVGVGGFKVVGGYVAGGSGQRAGGFEFGYGGFGGRLGGGMAQEVVAPITEVTVNKSLLAPLNLEIDPTIQSVRIQEKEQIKTLNNRFASFIDKVRFLEQHNKMLETKWKLLQEQSPECSGIDAMFEVYIANLRKQLDNLGHEKIKLESDLHHVSGLVEDFKNKYEDEINKRNECENNFVLMKKDMDAAYLNKAELEAKIDGLSDELDFLRQIFDAEIHELQSQIKDISVVVEMDNSRDLDMDAIVAEVRAQYEDIANRSRAEAESWYQNKYADLQQTAGKCGEDLKLTKAEIADMNRRIMRLQSEIDMVKAQIKNLEAQIAEVEERGELAVKDAQLRIRELEEALQRAKQDMALQVRQYQELMNIKLALDIEIATYRKLLEGEEDRLATGIKTNVSKITSVNYNAYGLEHSRTPSYVSCTFGTVKASGGSASGLEPAGVKSTATVTTTESVACTGEEKKQAEGPAVADAAPVVEQVKAEVVAE; this is encoded by the exons ATGTCTGTCAGAGCTGTGAAGACCACCACCTTCTCCACCTTGTCCACCACAAAGGGCCCGAGTCAGGGCTTCAGCAGCCGCTCCTTCTCTGGCTACGGCGGCCGAGGCGGGGGTGTCACCAGGCAGAGCTGCGTAGTCCGCGGCGCCTACGGTGGGGTGGGCAGCAGCGGCGCCGCCGTTGGCGTCGGAGGCTTCAAGGTGGTCGGTGGGTATGTTGCCGGGGGGTCAGGCCAAAGAGCGGGTGGATTCGAATTCGGCTATGGGGGCTTTGGTGGACGTTTGGGTGGTGGTATGGCCCAAGAAGTGGTGGCCCCCATCACAGAAGTGACTGTGAACAAGAGCCTACTGGCCCCCTTGAACCTGGAGATTGACCCCACCATCCAGTCGGTCCGCATCCAGGAGAAGGAGCAGATCAAGACCCTCAACAACCGTTTTGCGTCCTTCATTGACAAG GTGCGCTTCCTGGAACAGCACAACAAAATGCTGGAGACCAAATGGAAACTTCTACAGGAACAAAGCCCGGAATGCTCCGGCATCGATGCCATGTTTGAAGTCTATATCGCCAACCTGCGCAAACAGCTGGACAACTTGGGCCATGAAAAGATCAAACTGGAATCTGACCTGCATCACGTGTCAGGTCTGGTTGAGGACTTCAAGAACAA GTATGAGGATGAGATCAACAAGCGCAATGAATGCGAGAACAACTTTGTCCTCATGAAGAAG GACATGGATGCAGCCTACCTGAACAAAGCAGAGCTGGAAGCCAAAATCGACGGACTGTCTGATGAGCTTGACTTCCTGAGGCAGATCTTTGATGCC GAAATCCATGAGCTGCAGAGTCAGATCAAGGACATATCCGTTGTGGTGGAGATGGACAACAGCCGTGACCTCGACATGGATGCCATTGTTGCTGAAGTGCGCGCCCAGTATGAAGACATCGCTAATCGAAGCAGAGCTGAGGCTGAATCATGGTATCAGAACAAG TACGCCGATTTGCAGCAGACTGCTGGGAAATGCGGCGAAGACCTGAAGTTAACCAAGGCGGAGATTGCTGACATGAACCGCAGAATAATGAGGCTCCAGTCTGAAATCGACATGGTTAAAGCACAG ATAAAAAATTTAGAGGCCCAGATTGCCGAGGTTGAGGAGCGCGGAGAGCTGGCAGTGAAGGATGCCCAACTCCGCATCAGAGAGCTGGAGGAGGCTCTTCAGAGGGCCAAGCAGGACATGGCCCTGCAGGTCCGACAGTACCAGGAACTGATGAACATCAAGCTTGCACTGGACATTGAGATCGCCACCTACAGGAAACTTCTGGAGGGAGAAGAAGACAG GTTGGCAACTGGAATCAAGACCAATGTTTCCAAGATCACAT CTGTAAACTACAATGCTTATGGCCTGGAGCACTCCCGTACCCCGTCCTATGTCAGCTGTACATTTGGCACCGTCAAGGCGAGTGGAGGTTCTGCGTCTGGCCTAGAGCCCGCAGGGGTCAAGAGCACCGCCACAGTCACCACGACAGAAAGCGTGGCGTGCACAGGTGAAGAGAAGAAGCAGGCGGAGGGGCCCGCTGTTGCAGATGCTGCTCCTGTTGTGGAGCAGGTAAAGGCTGAAGTTGTGGCTGAGTGA